One genomic region from Gossypium hirsutum isolate 1008001.06 chromosome D13, Gossypium_hirsutum_v2.1, whole genome shotgun sequence encodes:
- the LOC107918799 gene encoding protein BIG GRAIN 1-like E, translating into MSVTGFSDPDRMFNKSFHRRKDSGELDVFEAARYFSGYNEPVGSYSCATFSQRIMREERQPWRGGRASLDVPMRNPIAQQAHVVEKQIKEKKYKQPSSPGGRLASFLNSLFNQTSSKKKKSKSTTQSMKDEEESPGGRRKRRISISHFRSSSTADTKSFYSSSNSGSRTPPPYAHTPAKSYKDFRSYLDHKQHLAASSQTKNNIGQTKSTALQHDTTTDYSWLDEKLKFLDDYSEKHHNLGARHQDKARNRADRYLAEGKDFRNFNEVDDGADSDSSSDLFELQNYDLGIYSSGLPVYETTHMDNIKRGAPISNGAL; encoded by the coding sequence ATGTCTGTTACAGGTTTTTCAGACCCTGATAGAATGTTCAACAAGTCATTCCATCGTAGGAAGGACTCCGGCGAGCTCGACGTGTTCGAGGCCGCGCGGTATTTCTCGGGGTACAACGAACCGGTTGGTAGCTACAGTTGCGCGACTTTCAGTCAGAGGATCATGCGGGAAGAGAGGCAACCATGGAGGGGAGGTAGGGCCAGCTTGGATGTGCCAATGAGGAATCCCATTGCTCAACAAGCTCACGTGGTGGAAAAACAGATCAAAGAGAAGAAATACAAGCAACCAAGTTCACCAGGTGGTAGACTTGCTAGCTTCTTGAACTCCCTTTTCAACCAAACAAGCTCCAAAAAGAAGAAATCAAAGTCCACCACACAGTCCATGAAAGATGAAGAAGAGAGCCCTGGTGGAAGAAGGAAAAGGAGGATCAGCATTAGCCATTTCCGTAGCTCCAGCACGGCCGATACCAAGTCGTTTTATTCGTCTTCGAATTCGGGTTCCAGGACGCCCCCGCCTTATGCACACACGCCTGCCAAAAGCTACAAGGATTTTAGAAGCTATTTAGATCATAAACAGCATCTGGCAGCATCATCTCAAACAAAGAACAATATTGGACAAACAAAATCAACAGCTTTACAACATGATACAACAACAGACTATTCTTGGTTGGATGAGAAACTCAAGTTCCTTGATGACTACTCAGAAAAACATCATAACCTCGGTGCTCGCCATCAGGATAAAGCTAGGAATCGAGCTGATCGATATCTAGCAGAAGGGAAAGATTTCAGGAATTTCAACGAGGTCGATGATGGTGCCGATAGCGATTCGAGCTCCGATCTGTTCGAGCTCCAAAACTACGATTTAGGTATCTATTCAAGTGGTTTACCTGTGTATGAAACAACACATATGGACAACATCAAGAGAGGAGCACCAATTTCCAATGGTGCACTATGA